aaaacagaaaatgcaggtgGTGATGGAGGGCTGAAAGAGGGCTGTAGCCTTGGATGATAGTTATGTCTGAATAATTAAGCTCAGCATGCCTCAGACCAAGCATCACATTTTAACAGAAACCCAGTGCCACAGTGAAAAAGCTAATTATTCTCCTGTGGATCCATTTTTAGTTCAACTAAGCACAAGTTTAGAGTTTCCTCTTACAGCAGGAATTCCTCTGAGCTTAAGCATTTTCAGTAAATTTGAAAGCAACCCAATAGCAAACTTAATGATGCTTTAGGGTAATACTGCTGCCCAAACGCTCTCTGTCAGCTTAGTAGGCAGACTTCAATATAGAGGTAAGGGCTTCCTCTTACAGGAAACCCCACTTTTAGGAAGATGCAATCTGTTAACCTGTCTTGTACAGAAGAGCATCCAGGTTACTTTAAACTACTGTTTAGGGTGCAGTTTCACAGTATCCTCATACTCCAGAGGTAGTCCTGCTTTCTCTGCTTACCTGCAGAGTAACTTCCCCTGGAGACCTAGCACTCTGCACTGAGCAATGAGCCAGAGCTCAGCCTAAACCAAGGAACAGCTCTCAAATAAACAGACAGATCATATTGTGAAGCAGCACTGTTGAGTGTTCCTGCACCCTGCAGTCAGGATTTAGCAAGCTAACAATTTAGAAGACAGCATACTATTAGAACTGTGATTAACTGTTAGCTGATTACTGGTCATAGAAGCTAACTGCAAAGAATTTGTAATGATTCTGTAATGTTGTACAAGAGTGAAGAACACCAGCTAGAAGCCCAGGTTAATGAAAAGACTCCTGACACTACCCCTTTAAAAGCACCTCTCCTGGAAGTCAGTACCTTGGAGAAAGAGTAATTGGTAGTGTTAGTATTATCCTAAGCACACAGGAAAAGCCTTCAGATGCATTGCCTTCTTCCACACGACAAGGAGGTTTTACAAGAGCTACGGCACCAAAACTACGGCCGTGTTTGTTAAGGGGCAGCCAACTGACGTGAGCTATTCACTAGTCATCTGTATCAAAAGCACTGATGGATCAAGATACTTAATTACTAACCATGCTGGTCTTGACATCACATAGTGTATTGTTGGCCTCTGGAATCCATTGAAAGTAGAAGCTGCTGCAACAGTATAGGCACCCATGTTTTCAAACAGGATCCAGTCACCAACTTGCAACTCTGGCATATTAAAGCGCTCAACAATACGATCTAGGCCATCACATGTTGGTCCCCATATGCTGCAGGAGTAGCAGCTGTCATCTGGTTTAGGCCGCTAAAGAAGAGAGTTGAGTATAATTAGACTACCAAAACAGAGCTTCCTGAAGTAATATCATAATTAGTATAACATTCCACCTcacagagaagaggaggaaaagctgcTTGCAGGTTCTTCTCCACTCTTGGCTTTGGATTAATTCCACTGCATGCTTCATAAGTCAAATGACAAATTCTGGCAACATGAAGGGAGCAGTGAACTGAGAAGTGACAAGGATTCTCCTACACCCATGACACACGATTAGCAGGTGATACTTCTGAATGAGCATACCTTTTGCAGAACTGGTTTAACATGTGCATGATCATACAAGATGCAGTTGAATGATCCATAGACTCCATCATTCACATAGTACATAAGAGTTTTGTCATTTGCATCGTCTTCATCTGGAAGAAGTTGAGATACCAGTAAGAGAATGCTTGGAAAGAAACACACAGTTGGCTAGAAGTAAGATTAGGTCTAGATTTACATACCATCAGAACCTGTTTGCTCctttaatacaattttttttgcaatgatgTTGACTGCCAGTGTGAATGCTGATGCAACGTAGTATCTTCCTGGCTCTGCAATAATATTTATTCCAGAATCTGAAGGAAAGTATTTATCCAGTGCTGGGTTGATTACACTTGTGATCTAGGGAAGAATCCGTTGCCAATATTAGAACTTCAGCAGTTACTCAGGTGCTATTCTGAAGTCTGAGATGAAGTCAGACTTTCATGCTCACAATGATATAACTGGTCAAGTGTGTAACAACTATTAGCATATTGCAACCTCTATTgattgcttttgctttactttcccGTTCAAATTTCTGTTTGCGATTAAGTTtgcacaaaacaacaaaagcaggTATCACTTGCATCTTAAAAATTTGTGACCAAACAGCTCATGTTTGAGTCTAAAGGAAATCACCTCTCCTAGACTCATTAAACCAGCATTAATGCCCTGCAAGTCCTCACGcttcaattttaatttctagTCCACTTGTAGTTCTGCTAATCATGCAATATCCCCCATCTTACTGCATCCTAAACAAGTAATCTCACAGCATCTTAAGAATACAGAAGGCTTTGTCATCACCTTTGAAATTCAGTTGCCTTCACAAACAgctattttcagtttctgaagtcATCAGTGATTATTAAGCTGCCTCCAACCACAGCATGACTGTGTTATGCCATGGAGCCCAATGACAACATCATTTGCTCTTGATGCTTCATGTAAGCCAATACTGCACTATGAGAAGCCAGCCTTCATTAAGAGGTATTACAAGTGAGAAGTTAGCCCACATTATTAGCAGAAAACTCACTTTATGTAACTTATTTGCTGTCTCCTTGTGTTACTACTTAACACCACATTAGGTTAGACTGGCACGTGCTCTGTCAGCACTGCTCTAAGTGGAAGTCTATTAACACCCAGCCACCTTGTCTCTTCTGAAAGCAGAGCCATTTCTGGATGAAAGCAGACTGGAGAACACTGATCTATTAAAAAATGATCCAAAATCTAGTTCTAAACAAGATCAGACACTGACCTAGTTTGCTGCCACCCAGAAGGACAGTATGGGTTCAGGTCTACCTTTTCACCCTATTTGGGAGCCCCACCAATCTAGATGATAGTCTGAAGTACAGCATCAACTGGAAGAAGTCTATGCCAGTAAGAATCAAGCCTGCAATTAAAACGTGCTTTACAAGTTCGATATCTCTGCACATTTATGCATTTAGCTATGTATCTAATGGGTTTATcgaattttcagttttcagattaATTCCCCTTTTCCTCTAAATCACGTTTCTGACCAAGCAGACAAATTTTCTTGCAAACGTGCCTgcatacaaattaaaaaaggttttgtttaatCTAGATCAACATTCAAAAAGACTCCACAAACTGAGAAGTTCTTAGCAAAGCTATACCTCTTCAAATTTAAGCTTGACATCTTCAGAGCCAGGGAAGCCACCACCAATATCAAGCAGATACATATTGAAGCCAAGTTCAGCCTAAAACAAGATTAACAGCAACACTGTCAAGAAAGCAGATCTTAGTTCATCATTTTAGCTTAAGAAGTAACGTAAAGTCATGTCATTAGTACTTGGAACAGAGCTAACTCATCATGTTCAAGTGTTAGTCACTTGAGTCTCAGCTGCTGATTTTAGCGCATCTGTAGATGAGTTTTGCAGACCTGGTCAAAGTAAGCCATCATGACCTTTAAAATTCCAACAACATGAAATTAGAGACTTAGCTAACTTTAAACCCCGTGACAGTTTTACACTTGATTCAGTTTTGCCACAACAGCTGAGCAGTAGTTCCAGAGAAAGCAGAACTAGACTTACTCCCATATCGAACACACAGCGGGCATCAGAAATGGCTTGAACAAAGGTCTCTGGGTCTGTACATCCACTTCCAACATGGAAACTATGAAGAGATACAAAATATCAGCTGCTATTTGGCAAATTAGTCAAGAAGTTCATACAAAACTCAAGTCACCCTATGCAAAGGCTTCTCTATTGTCAGGTAGTCCACTTAAAGAAATCCTCTTATTTAATATGACTGTATTTTGGTATTATCAACTCACCTAACTCCAATGATGGCAAGGTCAAGTTCTTTTGCACGCTCCAGAAGCAGCCTGCTAGTCTTAAGCGTAGCTCCAAATTTAACGCTCAGGCGACAAACTGCTTTGGAGTCATCGGTTGTAATGCGCAAGACTAACctagaaataggaaaaataagGGTGTAAGTTCCAGTATAGAAGACATCATTATCAGGACCTTAGAATGAGACTGAGCTTAAACATAC
This region of Nyctibius grandis isolate bNycGra1 chromosome 1, bNycGra1.pri, whole genome shotgun sequence genomic DNA includes:
- the ODC1 gene encoding ornithine decarboxylase, whose protein sequence is MSSFSSEEFEFTFLDEGFTAKDILDQKINEVSSSDDKDAFYVADLGDIVKKHVRWHKALPRVTPFYAVKCNDSKAVVKTLAVLGAGFDCASKTEIQLVQSIGVPPERIIYANPCKQVSQIKHAASSGVQMMTFDSEVELMKVARAHPKAKLVLRITTDDSKAVCRLSVKFGATLKTSRLLLERAKELDLAIIGVSFHVGSGCTDPETFVQAISDARCVFDMGAELGFNMYLLDIGGGFPGSEDVKLKFEEITSVINPALDKYFPSDSGINIIAEPGRYYVASAFTLAVNIIAKKIVLKEQTGSDDEDDANDKTLMYYVNDGVYGSFNCILYDHAHVKPVLQKRPKPDDSCYSCSIWGPTCDGLDRIVERFNMPELQVGDWILFENMGAYTVAAASTFNGFQRPTIHYVMSRPAWQLMQQIKEQGFLAEVEEQDVASLPLSCAWESGIEYPATCASASINV